The Methanobrevibacter millerae genome includes the window TGGAAGAATCGGCAATCTTGTATGCTATGCATGTTTGATTTCACTGGCCATTCGAAAAACTCCTGTTTTGAAAATGCCGTTGCTTGCTGTAGCATGCATTCCCATTACCATTTATCAGGCCGCATCAGTCAGCATTGATTCGATGATTATTGGATTGGGCATACTTGCCATAGCATATTTCATATATATGATTAAAGCGGAGAAGGATTCTATAGAAATAAAGGATATGGTGATTTTTACTGTAATCTGTCTGCTGCTGGGTCTTTGTAAATTGACTTATCTGGCATTCATATTTTTACTGTTGTTTGTTCCAAGGGATAATTTCGCATTTAAAAAGGCCTTGCCAGCATCATTGGCATCAATTTCAATCGTTGCGGTTTGCGGTGTTTTATGGAGTAGATACTCCACTCCTACATTAATGCATTCATGGAGATCTAAACTCAATTATGTTAACTCAGCAGAACAGGTTTCTTATTTCATTCATCATCCTATGTTTGCATGGAAATTCATTAGCCAGATATTCACAACGGACTTGGCGTGGATGGTTTATGGAATATTCAACTTCTTCAGTGCCGGAAGCGCTAATCATTATGCAAATACCTATTATTTCATTTTTGTAGTATTGCTTTTGTTCCTAATTGCAATTTTGATATTCTATCCTGAGAATAATAAATTTGGTAAAAAAATAAGACTGGGAAGTTTGCTTGTTTTACTTATTGTTTATGTCGGTACATGTTTTGTTCAGCTATTGACCTGGGCAGGAGTAGGATATACTGGATTAGGCATAAATACAAGATATTTCATTCCCTTGATTGCACTGATTCCTATTATAATCGGTAGGAATTATTTTGATTTAGATAAGTCTAAATTTGACAAGTATTCTATTATTTTAATTATAGTATTTATGGCAACATTAATTTTAGCATTTACAACAAAATATTATTAAAAGTTTTTTCAATGAAAATTAGACAAATTTAACGAATATTTAAATATACAAAAAGATATACAAATTTATAAGGTTTATTGATGAGGGAAATTTATGGGTAGTCTGGCTAATTTTGAAATTAAATCTACATTTAATGATTATAAGGATATGCTTTTCAAATCGAAGAAATATTGGTTAATATATCTTGTTTTGATTATAGTTTTAGGCATCACCACAATGAACAGATATGATGTTTTAAATCAGCATTTTGTCCTATTAACATTTGCTCTTGTTGCAATATTAGGTGTCTTTTCTATTGTTTTTTATTTTCTGCATGATAGCGATGAGGAATTTTACAAGGTTGCATTTGTCATTATTCTGATATTTGGTATTATGGCTACACTTATTCTTCCTATTTGTGATGTAAGTGATGAAATAGAGCATTTGGCGAGAGCAGAAATTACTTCTCAGGGTGTAATCATTCCTCATTGGACTGGTGAGGAAATGGGTGTAGAAGGACTGTATAATCATACTGAAGGAGAAAGAATCAGCAGTGAAAAAAATGCGGGTGCTGGTTTTCATTCGTTTAAGTCGTATAAATTTTTTTCAGATAGCCTTGGAAAAACGGTTTTTCAGACAAGTCATGATATGGATAAAATAAATAATGGGGATTTGATTATTGAATCTGCATTTGAGCAAAACCCCTTCTTTGGTTATTTACCTCAAGCAATAGGAATATTTCTTGCAAAATTCCTTGATTTGAATATAATTTGGGTCTTATGGCTTGCAAGAATGTGTAATTTGATATTTTATGCAGGTATTGTTTCTTTTGCTATTAAAAAGACTCCTGCTTTAAAGTTACCATTGCTTGCAGTA containing:
- a CDS encoding DUF2142 domain-containing protein; its protein translation is MNNDNFHELKDIFFKSKKYLLIYLILIAILGLSTVSKRNFSDPTFEIIMFIIVAVMGIFSILFYFSHSDENDLYKVAFVIILLFGITAALIVPICDVSDEVEHLTRAEITSQGVLVPHWTGDEVGIDRLYNHSDEGKYSNVKNNNVGFQTIQSHMFFNDNREKTVFDVEGDTDKIDYRPLIDGSAFEQNPFFGYLPQAIGILIAKLLDLNVIWILWLGRIGNLVCYACLISLAIRKTPVLKMPLLAVACIPITIYQAASVSIDSMIIGLGILAIAYFIYMIKAEKDSIEIKDMVIFTVICLLLGLCKLTYLAFIFLLLFVPRDNFAFKKALPASLASISIVAVCGVLWSRYSTPTLMHSWRSKLNYVNSAEQVSYFIHHPMFAWKFISQIFTTDLAWMVYGIFNFFSAGSANHYANTYYFIFVVLLLFLIAILIFYPENNKFGKKIRLGSLLVLLIVYVGTCFVQLLTWAGVGYTGLGINTRYFIPLIALIPIIIGRNYFDLDKSKFDKYSIILIIVFMATLILAFTTKYY